A genome region from Salvia splendens isolate huo1 chromosome 19, SspV2, whole genome shotgun sequence includes the following:
- the LOC121779979 gene encoding transcriptional corepressor LEUNIG-like, which translates to MSQTNWEADKMLDVYIHDYLVKRDLKVTAQAFQTEGKVSSDPVAIDAPGGFLFEWWSVFWDIFIARTNEKHSEVAASYIETQSMKAREQQQQQQQPQSQHQHQQQQQMQMQQLLLQRQAQQQQQQQQKQHQQHQQQQHQQQQQQQHQQQQQQQQQQQQQQQQQQQQQQQQQQQQQQQRREGGHLLNGSANGIVGNDPLMRQNTGTANALATKMYEEKLKLPVQRDSLDDAALKQRFADNVGQLLDPNHASILKSAAAAGQPSGQMLHGSSGGVSPQVQARSQQFPGSTPEIKTEINPILNPRGAGPEGSLIGMPGSNQGGNNLTLKGWPLTGLDQLRSGLLQQPKSFMPGPQPFHQLQMLTPQHQQQLMLAQQSLTSPSANDVESRRLRMLLNNRSLSMGKDGVSNSVGDVIPNIGSPMQAGGPGLPRADPEILMKMKIAQMQQQQQQQSNNPTLQQQHPQHSLSGQQPQSSNHNLQQDKIMGAGSVTGDASMSNSFRGNDQASKNQTGRKRKQPVSSGPANSSGTANTAGPSPSSAPSTPSTHTPGDVMSMPNMPHSGSSSKPLMMFGSDNTGTLTSPSNQLWDDKDLAQADMDRFVDDVEDNVESFLSHDDADPRDAVGRMDVVSKGFTFAELNSVRASSNKVVCCHFSSDGKLLASGGHDKKAVLWFTDSLKPKTTLEEHTSLITDVRFSPSMARLATSSFDKTVRVWDVENPSYSLRTFTGHSSGVMSLDFHPNKEDLICSCDGDGEIRYWSINNGSCARVFKGGTSQVRFQPRLGRYLAAAAENVVSILDAETQACRHSLKGHTKPIHSVNWDPSGELLASVSEDSVRVWTMRSGSEGVCVHELSCNGNKFHSCVFHPTYSSLLVIGCYQSLELWNMTENKTMTHSAHDGLIASLAVSTVAGVVASASHDKIVKLWK; encoded by the exons ATGTCTCAAACCAACTGGGAAGCTGACAAAAT GTTGGATGTATATATCCACGATTATTTAGTGAAAAGAGATTTGAAGGTTACCGCTCAGGCTTTCCAAACTGAAGGAAAAGTATCATCAGATCCTGTTG CTATCGATGCTCCTGGTGGTTTTCTCTTCGAATGGTGGTCTGTCttttgggatatttttattGCCAGGACAAATGAGAAGCATTCCGAAGTTGCTGCATCTTATATCGAG ACTCAGTCGATGAAGGCAAGGGAGcaacaacagcagcagcagcagccgcagtcacaacaccaacaccaacaaCAGCAGCAAATGCAGATGCAGCAGCTTTTATTGCAGAGGCAAGCTCAACAgcaacagcagcagcaacaaaaacaacatcagcagcatcagcagcagcaacatcaacaacagcagcagcaacaacatcagcagcagcagcagcagcaacagcaacagcaacagcaacagcaacagcaacagcaacagcaacagcaacagcaacagcaacagcaacagcaaagacgtgaaggtggccacctccTGAACGGTTCAGCTAATGGGATTGTTGGGAATGATCCTCTCATGAGGCAAAATACTGGTACTGCAAATGCTTTGGCAACAAAGATGTATGAAGAGAAATTAAAGCTCCCTGTTCAGAGGGATTCCTTGGATGATGCTGCCTTAAAG CAAAGATTCGCAGATAATGTAGGCCAGCTTTTGGATCCTAACCATGCTTCAATCTTGAAGTCAGCTGCAGCAGCTGGCCAGCCGTCTGG GCAAATGCTGCACGGTTCTAGTGGTGGGGTATCTCCTCAAGTTCAAGCACGAAGCCAACAATTTCCGGGGTCTACACCA GAAATCAAAACTGAAATCAATCCTATTCTCAATCCAAGAGGTGCTGGCCCTGAAGGATCCTTGATTGGAATGCCTG GGTCAAATCAAGGTGGTAACAATTTGACGCTGAAAGGATGGCCTTTAACC GGTCTCGATCAGCTTCGTTCTGGTCTTCTCCAGCAGCCAAAGTCATTTATGCCGGGTCCTCAACCCTTTCATCAACTACAGATGCTAACACCTCAGCACCAGCAGCAGCTTATGCTGGCACAGCAGAGTCTGACTTCCCCATCTGCCAATGATGTTGAGAGCAGAAGGCTGAGGATGCTTCTGAATAACCGAAGTCTATCTATGGGGAAAGATGGGGTCTCTAATTCAGTCGGGGATGTAATTCCTAATATTGGATCCCCAATGCAAGCTGGTGGCCCGGGATTGCCTCGTGCAGACCCAGAGATTTTGATGAAG ATGAAGATTGCACAAATGCAACAACAACAGCAGCAGCAAAGCAATAACCCAACGCTACAGCAGCAACATCCACAGCATAGTCTCTCAGGTCAGCAGCCTCAGAGTTCTAATCACAATCTCCAGCAAGACAAAATTATGGGTGCTGGCAGTGTTACGGGTGATGCTAGCATGTCTAATTCCTTCAGAGGAAATGATCAG GCTTCTAAAAACCAGACTGGAAGAAAACGAAAGCAACCTGTATCTTCTGGCCCTGCTAATAGCTCAGGAACTGCAAACACAGCTGGTCCTTCTCCCAGTTCAGCTCCATCGACGCCCTCAACACATACACCTGGGGATGTCATGTCTATGCCTAATATGCCACACAGTGGTAGTTCTTCAAAGCCTCTGATGATGTTTGGATCTGATAACACGGGCACCCTTACGTCACCATCTAACCAGCTG TGGGACGATAAAGATCTTGCACAAGCTGACATGGATCGGTTCGTGGATGATGTTGAAGACAATGTAGAGTCTTTCTTATCCCATGATGATGCCGACCCCCGAGATGCAGTTGGCCGTATGGATGTTGTTAGCAAAG GGTTTACATTTGCCGAGCTCAATTCCGTTCGTGCTAGTTCAAATAAAGTCGTGTGTTGCCACTTCTCATCAGACGGGAAGTTACTTGCCAGTGGTGGTCATGATAAAAAG GCTGTTTTATGGTTCACTGACTCTTTGAAGCCTAAAACTACACTTGAGGAGCACACGTCACTTATAACCGATGTCCGTTTCAGCCCTAGCATGGCTCGCCTTGCCACATCGTCATTTGACAAGACTGTCCGAGTTTGGGATGTGGAAAAT CCTTCATATTCTCTTCGGACCTTCACCGGGCATTCTTCTGGTGTGATGTCGTTGGACTTCCACCCAAACAAAGAAGATCTCATATGTTCCTGCGATGGTGATGGCGAAATAAGATACTGGAGCATAAACAATGGTAGCTGTGCAAGAGTTTTCAAG GGTGGAACTTCGCAAGTGAGATTCCAACCCCGACTTGGACGGTATCTTGCAGCAGCTGCTGAAAATGTTGTGTCAATACTGGATGCAGAGACGCAGGCATGCCGGCATTCCTTAAAG GGCCACACGAAACCTATCCATTCCGTCAACTGGGACCCTTCGGGAGAACTCCTGGCATCCGTGAGCGAGGATTCCGTTAGGGTGTGGACGATGAGATCCGGGAGCGAAGGGGTGTGTGTGCACGAGCTTAGCTGCAACGGAAACAAGTTCCACTCTTGTGTATTCCACCCTACTTACTCCTCGTTGCTAGTCATCGGTTGCTATCAG TCTCTAGAGCTGTGGAACATGACGGAGAACAAGACGATGACCCACTCCGCGCATGATGGGTTGATCGCGTCGTTGGCTGTGTCCACGGTGGCGGGCGTCGTTGCATCTGCCAGCCACGACAAGATCGTAAAGCTGTGGAAATGA
- the LOC121778633 gene encoding probable indole-3-pyruvate monooxygenase YUCCA4, producing MPSSKQPQQQVNCVFHPGPIIVGAGPSGLAAAACLHSSGVPSLLLERADCIASLWQRRTYDRLKLHLPRQFCELPLLNFPNFFPKYPTKHQFLSYMEDYVRHFSIEPRFKQAVLEARYDALTGLWRVQTRDVLYVSRWLVVATGENAEPVIPEIHGLQRFQGPVLHTSAYRSGSQFSKQKVLVIGCGNSGMEVSLDLCRHLASPSIVVRNSVHILPREMWGVSTFSMAMVLLKWLPLKLVDKFLLVVANLTLGDTARLGLRRPKTGPIELKNATGKSPVLDVGALSLIKSGKIQVVEGVKEITENGAKFCDGQEREFDSIILATGYKSNVPTWLKGEDFFTKEGMPKTPFPHSWKGENGLYAVGFTRRGLLGTSSDAVKIAKDIADQWRKINKRYSAKEIKLGSEIFGKIGENI from the exons ATGCCTTCTTCCAAACAGCCGCAGCAGCAAGTGAATTGCGTTTTCCATCCCGGCCCCATCATCGTCGGCGCCGGTCCCTCCGgcctcgccgccgccgcctgccTCCACTCCAGCGGCGTCCCCTCCCTCCTCCTCGAGCGCGCCGACTGCATCGCCTCCCTGTGGCAGCGCCGCACCTACGATCGCCTCAAGCTCCACCTCCCCCGCCAATTCTGCGAGCTCCCCCTCCTCAATTTCCCtaattttttccccaaataTCCCACCAAGCACCAATTCCTCTCCTACATGGAAGACTACGTGCGCCATTTCTCGATCGAGCCCCGATTCAAGCAGGCCGTGCTCGAGGCCCGCTACGACGCCCTCACCGGCCTCTGGAGGGTCCAGACGCGCGACGTGCTCTACGTGTCGCGGTGGCTCGTCGTCGCGACGGGGGAGAATGCCGAGCCCGTGATTCCGGAGATTCACGGGCTGCAGAGGTTTCAAGGCCCGGTTTTGCACACCAGCGCGTATCGGTCGGGCTCTCAGTTTTCAAAACAGAAAGTTCTCGTAATCGGCTGTGGAAACTCCGGCATGGAAGTTAGCTTGGACCTTTGCCGCCACCTCGCCTCTCCCTCCATTGTTGTCAGGAATTCT GTTCATATTTTGCCGAGGGAAATGTGGGGAGTTTCGACGTTTTCGATGGCGATGGTGTTGCTGAAATGGCTGCCATTGAAGCTGGTTGACAAGTTTCTTCTTGTCGTTGCTAATTTGACGCTCGGTGACACCGCCAGATTAGGCCTCCGCCGCCCCAAAACCGGCCCTATCGAGCTCAAAAACGCCACCGGAAAATCGCCAGTGCTCGACGTCGGCGCCCTCTCTCTTATCAAATCCGGCAAAATTCAG GTAGTGGAAGGAGTGAAGGAGATAACGGAAAACGGTGCAAAATTCTGTGATGGCCAAGAACGAGAATTCGACTCTATAATTCTCGCAACGGGGTATAAGAGCAATGTGCCAACTTGGCTAAAG ggtgaggatttcttcaCGAAAGAAGGAATGCCGAAGACACCTTTCCCTCATAGTTGGAAGGGAGAGAACGGATTGTATGCGGTCGGGTTCACAAGAAGGGGGCTTCTCGGAACATCATCCGATGCCGTCAAAATTGCTAAAGACATTGCCGATCAATGGAGGAAAATTAACAAGAGATATTCAGCCAAAGAAATTAAATTAGGTAGTGAAATATTTGGGAAAATTGGGGAAAATATCTAG